In the Helianthus annuus cultivar XRQ/B chromosome 11, HanXRQr2.0-SUNRISE, whole genome shotgun sequence genome, one interval contains:
- the LOC110944347 gene encoding uncharacterized protein LOC110944347, with translation MESTGNKKLKRKSDDIGWEYGQLVDPNNLDKTQCNLCEKVMSGGVYRLKQHIAGITGNVAACRKTTKDDQVRVKNALLETQNKKKAKQDSDDSLRAEVDIDSEPIDLDDCFGELKPPRSFGPMDRFPTSQGSKGNVKQSNLSNVVKKEQMIRVKEYVCQWAYESAIPFHAFERDSFKTMVEAIGQFGPSFMPPNRYEMGNTFLKKRVEKTKNLLKKYQEEWKYIGCSIMTDAWSDRTRRSIMNLCVNSKLGTIFLSSKECSDESHTSQNIFEYVDKCIEEVGPENVVQVVTDNASNNMGASKLMKEKRPTIFWTSCATHTINLMLEAIGGLERYKKIINQAKKLTVFIYSHHKTLAMMRKYTKKRNIVRPGVTRFASAFLTLQSLSEKKSQLRHMFSSNEWEMCKFAKLPKGEAAYEIVVSPLFWKGVTTCLKVFAPLVKVLRIVDADWKPSMGFIYGELQKAKKEIIKALNDNKNAYEPIMDIISKKSSKRLDTCLHLAAYILNPCYFYNNPEARDDLDANDAVVELVGVLFPKDYDMQNKILGVELPIYKRKQGKFERPVALKACAVNDENFDPANWWETHGNSTPNLKKIAMRILSLTTSSSGCERNWSMFEGVHTKKRNRLMASKMNDLVFVQFNSNLMEKNKKRRLRNRESLKADDDNEAKEWIVDVDDDEEEEEVEPGQTSKAVDDDTGVNEISGNRKSARISAKKSGSRQLYDEDFISDEEVDEEVEYESDGVEIIEHYGEDDEDLGNI, from the exons ATGGAATCAACTGGCAATAAAAAGCTTAAAAGGAAGTCTGATGATATAGGATGGGAATATGGACAATTGGTGGATCCAAATAACTTAGATAAAACTCAATGTAATTTATGTGAAAAGGTTATGTCTGGAGGAGTTTATCGATTGAAACAACATATTGCGGGCATAACGGGAAATGTGGCGGCTTGTCGAAAAACAACAAAAGATGATCAAGTGAGGGTTAAAAATGCTCTTTTGGAGACCCAAAACAAAAAAAAGGCTAAGCAAGATAGTGATGATTCTTTAAGAGCCGAGGTAGACATTGATAGTGAACCGATTGACCTCGATGATTGTTTTGGAGAGTTGAAGCCACCTCGCTCATTTGGTCCTATGGATAGATTTCCAACTTCCCAAGGCAGCAAAGGAAATGTTAAACAAAGTAATCTTAGCAATGTTGTTAAAAAAGAACAAATGATTCGTGTAAAAGAGTACGTTTGCCAGTGGGCGTATGAATCCGCAATTCCATTTCATGCCTTTGAGAGGGATAGCTTTAAAACAATGGTGGAGGCGATTGGTCAATTTGGTCCTAGTTTCATGCCTCCTAATAGATATGAGATGGGAAATACTTTCTTAAAAAAACGAGTCGAAAAGACTAAAAATTTATTGAAAAAGTACCAGGAAGAATGGAAATATATAGGGTGCTCCATTATGACCGATGCGTGGTCCGATAGAACAAGAAGAAGCATCATGAACTTGTGTGTCAATTCCAAGTTAGGTACTATTTTTTTGTCTTCTAAAGAATGTTCGGATGAATCGCACACAAGTCAAAACATATTTGAGTATGTGGATAAATGCATTGAAGAAGTTGGTCCTGAAAATGTGGTTCAAGTTGTGACCGATAACGCATCAAATAATATGGGTGCGTCAAAATTGATGAAGGAGAAAAGACCAACAATCTTTTGGACGTCTTGCGCGACTCATACTATAAATCTCATGCTTGAAG CTATCGGTGGATTAGAAAGGTATAAGAAAATTATCAATCAAGCCAAAAAACTAACTGTGTTTATCTATTCTCACCACAAAACGTTGGCTATGATGAGAAAgtatacaaagaaaaggaatataGTGAGACCGGGAGTTACAAGGTTTGCTTCAGCATTTCTTACCTTACAAAGTTTGTCCGAAAAAAAAAGTCAACTTAGGCATATGTTTTCAAGTAATGAATGGGAGATGTGTAAGTTTGCTAAATTGCCAAAAGGGGAAGCTGCTTATGAAATAGTTGTATCTCCGTTATTTTGGAAGGGTGTGACAACATGTTTGAAAGTTTTTGCACCATTAGTCAAAGTCCTTCGAATTGTTGATGCGGATTGGAAGCCTTCAATGGGTTTTATATATGGTGAGCTTCAAAAGGCAAAAAAAGAAATTATCAAGGCTTTAAATGATAACAAAAATGCATACGAGCCTATTATGGATATTATCTCAAAAAAGTCATCCAAAAGGCTTGATACTTGTCTACATTTGGCAGCCTACATTTTAAACCcatgttatttttataataatccGGAGGCCCGAGATGATTTAGATGCTAATGATGCGGTAGTTGAACTTGTTGGAGTTTTATTTCCAAAAGATTATGATATGCAAAACAAAATTTTGGGGGTTGAGTTGCCAATCTACAAGCGTAAGCAAGGAAAGTTTGAGCGTCCAGTCGCTCTCAAAGCATGTGCGGTCAACGACGAGAACTTTGATCCGG CAAACTGGTGGGAAACACATGGTAACTCAACTCCAAATCTAAAAAAGATTGCTATGAGGATACTTTCATTGACTACTAGTTCGTCGGGATGTGAAAGAAATTGGAGCATGTTTGAGGGG GTACATACAAAAAAGAGAAATAGACTCATGGCGAGTAAAATGAATGATCTTGTTTTTGTACAATTTAATTCTAATTTGATGgagaaaaacaagaaaagaagGTTGAGAAATCGTGAATCACTTAAAGCCGATGATGATAATGAGGCTAAAGAATGGATTGTTGAtgtagatgatgatgaagaagaagaagaagttgagccGGGGCAAACTTCAAAGGCAGTTGATGATGACACGGGTGTTAATGAAATATCAGGTAATCGAAAAAGTGCTAGGATAAGTGCTAAGAAAAGTGGATCGAGACAACTTTATGACGAAGATTTTATATCAGATGAGGAAGTAGATGAGGAGGTTGAATATGAGTCGGATGGTGTTGAAATCATTGAGCACTACGGGGAAGACGATGAGGATCTTGGAAATATTTGA